The bacterium genome includes the window TGACGAGGCGCGCGCCCTTGGAGAGGAGATCGTCGACGACCTGCGGGACCGTGACCCCGGGCTTGGCCGCGGGGTTGACGTTGTCCACGTAGATCATTCTGGCGCCGTTGACCTTGCGCTCCGCGAACTGCCCGGCGGTGTAATGGGCTTCGCTCCACCCGTGGTCGTTGCGCGGTCCGACCAGCACGAGGCCGAACGGAATCGCCGCGGCGCCGGCCGACACCGGAGCCGATCCACCCGGAGCGAGCGTGAGGCCGCCGAACAGCGCGAATACCAGGACGCACGCGGAAACTCTCCACATGATGGCGGATATCGCTCCTTCCAGTTTGAGGGATGAAGTCAGGCTAGGGCACGCTTCGTCGGCCGGCGTTGAAGTTCCCGGCGAGAGCGGCTTTCTCTTGCAGGCAGGAAGTGGCGGGCGTTCGACGGAACGCTGTCGGCGCGGAGTGGATCAACTCCGCGGCCGGGGGGGCGCAAGAATGAGGTCCGCGCGTGCTTCGCTTCGACCGCGCCGGCGTGCGGGTCGGACCGTGACGGCGCCGCCGCGGGGCCACTTGCCGTACCGGGGAGGCAACGTCCTTCTCAAGTACCACCGGCTCCTCAGCGGGCTCCACCCTCATCCGCCCAACTCCGTAGCGGCGCTGCGCCGCGTGCTGGCCGACGGGGCCGAGGTCGTGGAATTCGACGTTGGCCTTACGCGGGACGAGAAATTTGTGTTGATCCACGATCCGCTGCTGGAGCGTGAGACCAGCGGCCGCGGTCCGCTTCGCGGAGTGACCGAGGCCCAGTTCAGAACGCTGCGTCTTCGCGGCAGCGGCGAGCCGGCTGCGACGCTCGCCGATGCCGTGGGGGTGTTGCGCGAGGTGGACCGGCCGGTGAAGGTGCAGGTCGACCTCAAGGAAGCGGCGCCGGTGTCCTCCGAGACCGCGGCGGCGCTGCTCCGGGCGATCGCGCCGATGCGTGACCGCTCCCGCCTTTCGGTGGTCGTCGGCTGCATGGGCGACTGGAACCTGCGTCTGCTGCGCCGGCTCGATTCCGGCCTGGCCGTGGGGCTGGACTTTGGATACTATCTCGACGCGCCGGTCGACGGCGGCGCCAGGCTCCCCACGCGAGTCAACGCGTACGGATACCTGGACGATCATCCACTCGGGTACCGCCGGCTAATGTCCGTACGGGCGTATCTCGAGGACCGCATGGACGTGCTGCTCGGTCTGGTGCCGGGCGCCCGCGAAGTGTACGTGCGCAAGGAGTTTCTGCTCCAAGCGCTGGCGGACGGCGTCAATCCGGTCGCGTTCGTCCACGACCGCACCCCGGGAGCGCTGGTGGATGTCTGGACGTTGCACGCGGACGAGCCGGAGATCGATCGCCTGCTGCTCACGGTTCTGGACTCGGGCGCCGACCAGATCACCAGCTCCGACTCGGCGCGGCTCGCGGCGATCTTTGCGGCGATGAGCGGCAGTACGATCTAGACCAATACGGTCGCGTGTTGCCTCAAAAGTCCTGGTCACCGAAGTAGGGGGTGATGCCTCAAAATGGTGGTCACCCAGGCTCCGTCTGCGAGGCCCTTGTCCTAGTCTTGCCTGCGGCCGGCGCGGACGGATGCGTCGCCGTCTTGCCCTCACGAGACTCATGGGCCGGTCCTCCTCCCGTCGGCGAGTTTCCAGAGGGCGTCGAGGCGGGTTTGGAGATCCGCGCGCAACCGGAGGGGATTGAGGCCCTGATACTGGGCGGTGAGCGCGGCACGGCGCTCTGAGGTGAGGACGCCGCTGGCCAGCAGCCGACGGTAGGGCGTCTGCGCGCGATCATAGCGCTTGACCACCCGGGCGCCGTGGCGTTCTTTGGAGACCAATTTGCGGATGGGCTGAAAGAAGTTCACATAGAGCCGCAGCCACTCGTGCACCGCCTGCAGCGCGGCGAACGCCGCGCGGGAGCGGTAGCGGTCGTAGCCGATGTACCGGCGGAGGACCGCGCCGTTCCGCTGTTCGACATAGGCTTGGTCGTTCTTGCGGTAGGGACGGCCGCGGGTGAAGGCGATGCGCTTCTCGCGACACCACGGGATAAGGAGATGGTTGAGGAACTCGCTGCCGTTGTCGGTGTGCAGGCTGAGCAAGGGCATCGGCAGGGCGAGCCGGACGGCTTGCATGGCGCCACCGACGCGCTCGTGGCCCTTGCCCCATACGGCCTGGAGCTCGGTCCAGCCGGTGGCGACGTCGATGGCGAGGAGCGAGGTGAGGAAGAAGTCGTGGCCGCTGGCCCCGCAATGCGCCAGCAAATCGGCCTGCAGATGGCCGGGGAGCACATTGGTCCATTCCCCGAAGGTGCGCAGGGGGACTTGGGCCCGCAGGGCGGCGAGGCTGGGGCTCGTCGTTGCGAGGCCGTGGCGTCGGTACTGCCGCCGCACGGGGCCCAAGAGCCGATCGATGGTGGCGGGGCTGATGCGCAGGAGGGCCCGGCGCTGGTCTGCCGCGAGGGACACCTCCTCGTGCCGTTCCAGGGTCTCGAGCAGTTCCGGGAGGAAGGGCGCCAAGCGCTTGGAGCACAGATAGTCGCTGGCTTCCCACACCTGCTCCAAGACGGGCCGCAAGGTGGTCAGATACATTCGCGGGCGGCCGGCCCGGCGACGCGCGCGTTTAGGCCGGTGCCGCAGCAGCCGGATCACGACCTTGCGATCCCGATGGGTGACCCGGCAGAACTCATCCAACAGCCGACTCTTGTCACGGCGAGATGCCAGGCGATAGCGAGGACGAAGGGATGCGGCGTATTCGCGTACGCTAAGAGGACCCACGTTGCCTCCTGGGCGCCGGTGACCGGCATTTTGAGGCAACGGTTCGCGCTTCGGTGTCGATAATTTTGAGGCACTTCGGTCGGTTGACAGCGAGTCGCGCCGGCCCTACCATGACTCATGGCGGGAGTGCCGCTGTTGCGCGGGGGCGTGGTGTAGCCTGGTTTAACACACCTGCCTGTCACGCAGGAGATCGCGGGTTCAAATCCCGTCGCTCCCGCCATCCTTCGGTGAGCCCTCTGTGAGCGTCTGAGCATGCGTGCGTCGTCGGTGGCGGGATGGAGCATTCTTGCCGTCGGCACCCACGCCGCGATCCTAGCGGCGCCGCTGCTGGGCCTCGGGCAGTTCGGTCAGTTTGGGATCGCCGCGTTTCACGACGTGCGCATCTATTTCGATTACGGCTCGCGCGTCCTCGCCGGCGGCGTCCCGTACCGCGACTATCCGGTCGAGTACCCGCCGCTGGCACTGATCCTGTTCGTGCTTCCGCGCCTCGCGGCATCCCGATTCGTTCCGTACCCGATGCTGTTCGCCGCGGAGATGCTGATCTTCGATGCGGCGGCGGTGGCGCTGCTGGCGCGCCGCACGGCCGCGCGGGAAGGCGCGCGCGAGGTGCCGCTCCGGCTCGCCTGGTACACCGCGGCGTTCGGCGCCCTGTATCCCGTGATCGGGACCCGCTACGATCTCGCACCGGCCGTGATCGCCTTCGCCGGGGCGCTCGCGTGGTTCGGGGAGCGGCCCGCGGCGGGCGGGCTGCTGACCGCCGCGGGGACGCTGCTCAAGATCTTTCCGGCGGTGGTCGCCGCCTTCGGCGCGATCGCCGATCTTCGCGCGGCGCGCACGGCTCGGGCGGTACTCATCTTTGCCGGGGCGATGCTTGCAGCCGGGGCCGCGTGGTTCGTCCTCGGCGGCGCGGCCTCGGTCATGTATCACATTGGACGCGGGCTCCAGATCGAAACGGTCTGGGCCGGGGCGCTGTTGCTGGCCGACAAGGCGCTCGGGGTCACGCCCGCGTGGCGCTACAGCCGCATGTCGGTCGAGCTCGTCGCTCCCGGATCGTCGTCCTTCGCGGCACTCGCGATCCCTGCGCAGGTCGCGCTGGCCGGTGCGGTGGTGTGGCGGTTCGCGCGGTCGGAACTCGGCGACCCGCTGCGGTACGCGACGGCGGCGGTACTCGCGCTCGTCGTCGCGGGGAAGGTGCTGTCGCCGCAGTACCTCGTCTGGCTGCTGCCGTTCGTGTCGGCCCTCGGCGGCGCGGCCGGCCGGTCCGCGCGTCCGCTCTTCCTGGCCGCGTGCGTCGCGACGGGCGTGGAGTACATGGCGTCGCGGCAACTTGCGGCGTTCGAGCTGTGGGCAATCCTGGCCCTGAACGTTCGGAACGCGCTGCTCGTGGCGCTCCTGATCCCTCTCCTGCGGCGGCTTCCTGAACCCGAAGCAAAGCGATCCGAGTAACGCCTTAAGACCAGCGTCGCTCGTCGACCAGCACATGCTCCGCGCCGGCCAGCGTTCCGGGCGCCACGAACTCCACCGTCGTACGGAGCCGTGTCGCATCCTGGACCGAGGCGGCGATCCGGCGGGCGAGTGTCTCGTCCGCTCGGTCCGACTCGAGCCGGGCGATCAGGTCGTCCTGGTGGCCCGTCCGGCGGACGACGAACTGGTATCGCGGCGCTTCCGGGTGCCGCGCCATCGCCGCCCGAAGCGTGGTGGGGTGCACGAAAAGGCCGCGCACCTTCACGGCGTCGCCCGTCCGCCCGAGAATGCCGCGAAGGCGCTGCGCGCCCCGCCCGCACGGGCAGGCCGCGCCGGTAAAGACCGACAGGTCGCCGGTGGCGAGCCGGAGCAGCGGGTAGGTGGGATCGAGGACCGTGACGGCGATCTCGCCTGGATCCTCCGGTCCCACCGGGGCGCCGGTCGCGGGATCGACAAGCTCCACGATGCATCGCTCGCCGAGGTGGAGTCCCGCGGTGTGCACGCATTCGTACGCGATGATGCCGCAGTCCGCGGTCGCGTAGGCCTGCTGCGTGCGGATACCGGCTGAGACGAAGCGCTCCCGCAGCGACTGGGGCAACGGCTCCCCGGAGACGAACGCCACCTCGACCGCCATCGCGACGCGGAGCTCGGCGGTCTTGTCGAGCAGGCTCGCAAGGAAGCTCGGCGTGCCGGTGTAGCCGGTCGCCCGCAGGTGGGCCGCGGCGCGGCACTGGATCTCGGCGTTGCCGGTGCCGCCGGGGATCACGGCGGCACCCAGCGCGAGCAGCCCGCCCTCCATGATCGAGCCGGCCGGCGTCAGATGGTAGGAGAATGAGTTGAGGACGACGTCGCCCGCGCGGACACCGGCGGCGTGCAGCGCGGGCGCACAGCCCCACGGATCGACCGGGGGGCCCTCGGGTTCGTAGATCGGTCCGGGCGACGCGAACAGCTTCCGGGTTGACTCCCGCGCGGCCCAGCCGCCGAACGGGGGGAACGCGGCCTGCTCGGCGGGCAACGCCTCCTTGCGGAGGAGCGGAACCCGGCGGAGCGCGTCGAGCGTGGGCACGCCGTTGAGGAGTCCCGCGCGTTCAGCGGCCCGGCGGGCGGCGGGCGCGGAGGTC containing:
- a CDS encoding glycerophosphodiester phosphodiesterase family protein; the encoded protein is MTAPPRGHLPYRGGNVLLKYHRLLSGLHPHPPNSVAALRRVLADGAEVVEFDVGLTRDEKFVLIHDPLLERETSGRGPLRGVTEAQFRTLRLRGSGEPAATLADAVGVLREVDRPVKVQVDLKEAAPVSSETAAALLRAIAPMRDRSRLSVVVGCMGDWNLRLLRRLDSGLAVGLDFGYYLDAPVDGGARLPTRVNAYGYLDDHPLGYRRLMSVRAYLEDRMDVLLGLVPGAREVYVRKEFLLQALADGVNPVAFVHDRTPGALVDVWTLHADEPEIDRLLLTVLDSGADQITSSDSARLAAIFAAMSGSTI
- a CDS encoding transposase; its protein translation is MDEFCRVTHRDRKVVIRLLRHRPKRARRRAGRPRMYLTTLRPVLEQVWEASDYLCSKRLAPFLPELLETLERHEEVSLAADQRRALLRISPATIDRLLGPVRRQYRRHGLATTSPSLAALRAQVPLRTFGEWTNVLPGHLQADLLAHCGASGHDFFLTSLLAIDVATGWTELQAVWGKGHERVGGAMQAVRLALPMPLLSLHTDNGSEFLNHLLIPWCREKRIAFTRGRPYRKNDQAYVEQRNGAVLRRYIGYDRYRSRAAFAALQAVHEWLRLYVNFFQPIRKLVSKERHGARVVKRYDRAQTPYRRLLASGVLTSERRAALTAQYQGLNPLRLRADLQTRLDALWKLADGRRTGP
- a CDS encoding AMP-binding protein, producing the protein MALLTRADSFYSPEEADAPEIRLARQLRRLGDVLAETSAPAARRAAERAGLLNGVPTLDALRRVPLLRKEALPAEQAAFPPFGGWAARESTRKLFASPGPIYEPEGPPVDPWGCAPALHAAGVRAGDVVLNSFSYHLTPAGSIMEGGLLALGAAVIPGGTGNAEIQCRAAAHLRATGYTGTPSFLASLLDKTAELRVAMAVEVAFVSGEPLPQSLRERFVSAGIRTQQAYATADCGIIAYECVHTAGLHLGERCIVELVDPATGAPVGPEDPGEIAVTVLDPTYPLLRLATGDLSVFTGAACPCGRGAQRLRGILGRTGDAVKVRGLFVHPTTLRAAMARHPEAPRYQFVVRRTGHQDDLIARLESDRADETLARRIAASVQDATRLRTTVEFVAPGTLAGAEHVLVDERRWS